One Paenibacillus riograndensis SBR5 DNA segment encodes these proteins:
- a CDS encoding TetR/AcrR family transcriptional regulator, translating to MRPTKQGSAEKLLHAAIDLISEKGYNGVTTQEIATAAELSEKTLFRHFGSKQKLLESALERFQYAEEIQILFSEKLVWELESDLISISKKYHEIMNRDRKLIQIALKDEVHIPGFKESRLQHPRQLLTLLTEYFNKMNEKGKVASSNPTMQAFTFMMAQYGAFINDLEAGNNYPGISLDQFIQENVKIFVRSLTLPKTQCEKELQKK from the coding sequence ATGCGCCCAACTAAGCAAGGGAGTGCGGAGAAATTGCTACATGCTGCGATCGATCTGATCTCGGAAAAAGGTTACAACGGCGTCACGACGCAGGAAATCGCCACAGCCGCCGAATTAAGCGAAAAAACGCTGTTTCGACATTTCGGAAGCAAGCAAAAACTACTTGAATCCGCGCTTGAACGTTTTCAGTATGCCGAAGAAATACAAATACTCTTTAGCGAGAAGCTTGTTTGGGAGTTAGAAAGTGATCTGATATCCATAAGCAAAAAATATCATGAGATCATGAACCGTGACCGAAAGCTGATACAGATAGCCTTAAAGGATGAAGTTCATATTCCGGGCTTTAAAGAAAGTCGATTGCAACATCCTCGCCAACTGTTGACATTATTGACAGAATACTTTAACAAGATGAACGAAAAAGGGAAAGTAGCTAGTTCAAACCCAACCATGCAGGCATTCACGTTCATGATGGCGCAATATGGTGCGTTCATTAACGATTTGGAAGCCGGCAACAACTATCCTGGTATCAGTCTCGATCAGTTCATACAAGAGAACGTGAAGATCTTCGTCAGGTCTCTAACTCTTCCTAAAACACAATGTGAAAAGGAGCTGCAAAAGAAATGA
- a CDS encoding DUF1801 domain-containing protein, translated as MNEDVSVFIDNLSQPWQIEVSNRLRQMVHQVIPEAEERIQYKKPHFLKHGHYAAVISPSKDAIAFMIMNASGLTFPNGFEGPDERKWLKIRKEDTPDYDLLANLLVQASSTL; from the coding sequence ATGAACGAGGATGTTTCCGTTTTTATCGACAACCTTAGTCAACCATGGCAAATCGAGGTTAGCAACCGACTGCGACAGATGGTACATCAAGTAATTCCCGAAGCCGAAGAACGCATTCAATACAAAAAGCCCCATTTCCTGAAACACGGACATTATGCGGCTGTTATTTCACCATCGAAAGATGCCATTGCATTCATGATCATGAATGCATCCGGCCTAACGTTTCCGAATGGTTTTGAAGGGCCTGATGAGAGGAAATGGCTAAAAATCCGCAAAGAGGATACACCCGATTACGATTTACTTGCCAATCTGCTGGTTCAGGCTTCCAGCACACTGTAG
- a CDS encoding AraC family transcriptional regulator gives MNAKLEVFSDLSEELNYNLPDFPLYVRKGLLNQFDKYAAACHWHPDLEFILVLEGEMEYFVNGEIVNIEKGNGFFINSRRLHYGFSSKKVNCSFLVIAIHPALFGESRYLGKTYFEENFGSNTEDYILITQQSDWEKDILLALEQIYKEMNSTSHNALRLLSLAAKLCANISDHIQHVPGQVNENQSWIILRNMTGFIHHHYASKITLDEIAAAGSICRSKCCELFDEYTGKTPNSYLVRYRIQKSCEMLTETNRSVSEIAIRCGFQSASYFSYVFRNEIGLTPLNYRKNIRIQSSLEK, from the coding sequence ATGAATGCAAAGCTGGAAGTATTCTCCGACTTATCGGAAGAATTAAATTACAATCTTCCTGATTTCCCACTTTACGTGCGAAAAGGATTGCTAAATCAATTTGATAAATACGCTGCTGCGTGTCACTGGCATCCTGACCTTGAATTTATTTTAGTGCTGGAAGGTGAAATGGAATACTTTGTGAATGGCGAAATAGTAAATATTGAAAAAGGGAACGGCTTTTTTATCAATAGCAGACGCCTTCACTATGGTTTTTCTTCTAAGAAAGTCAATTGTTCATTTTTAGTCATTGCAATACACCCCGCACTGTTTGGAGAAAGCAGATATTTGGGCAAAACATACTTTGAAGAGAACTTCGGTTCTAATACTGAAGACTACATTTTAATTACGCAGCAAAGTGATTGGGAAAAAGACATCCTACTAGCGTTAGAACAAATTTATAAGGAAATGAACAGCACTTCGCATAACGCGCTGCGACTTCTTTCTTTGGCTGCAAAGCTTTGTGCGAATATCAGTGATCATATACAGCATGTTCCTGGGCAAGTTAACGAAAACCAGTCATGGATTATCCTTAGGAATATGACTGGGTTCATTCATCATCATTATGCTTCAAAAATAACGCTTGATGAAATTGCTGCCGCTGGGTCTATCTGCCGAAGCAAATGTTGCGAATTATTTGATGAATATACCGGAAAAACTCCTAACTCGTATCTAGTGCGTTACCGCATTCAAAAGAGCTGTGAGATGCTGACGGAAACAAATAGATCCGTTAGCGAAATTGCTATAAGATGCGGATTTCAAAGTGCGAGTTATTTTTCATATGTTTTTCGTAACGAAATAGGATTGACACCACTGAATTATAGAAAAAATATTAGAATACAATCCTCTTTGGAAAAATGA
- a CDS encoding DapH/DapD/GlmU-related protein gives MTMRERIASGKLFTDYCEGLPEDRMQAKKRMLAYNSTGPDFLNRRVQLMAEIFGKETNAWIEPPFYFCYGTNIEIGEGSYINFNCNFVDDTKIIIGKNVMFGPAVTIATVGHPLHPDYRGYMYADPVQIHDNCWIGTNVTICPGVTIGENTVIGAGSVVTKDIPANSLAVGNPCKVMRMIDEHDRKYYYKDREITKEDLDEEASLR, from the coding sequence ATGACTATGAGAGAGCGAATTGCTTCTGGAAAGTTGTTTACTGATTACTGTGAAGGACTGCCAGAAGACAGAATGCAGGCAAAAAAGAGAATGCTTGCCTACAACTCAACAGGGCCGGATTTTTTAAATAGGCGGGTTCAGCTTATGGCTGAAATATTTGGAAAAGAAACAAACGCATGGATTGAACCACCTTTCTATTTTTGTTATGGAACCAACATTGAAATCGGTGAAGGGTCTTACATTAATTTCAATTGTAATTTTGTTGACGATACTAAAATTATCATTGGAAAAAACGTGATGTTCGGACCCGCCGTAACCATTGCTACTGTGGGACATCCGCTTCATCCAGATTATCGAGGATACATGTACGCAGATCCTGTGCAAATCCATGACAATTGTTGGATCGGTACAAATGTCACTATCTGTCCTGGGGTCACTATCGGTGAAAATACTGTTATTGGTGCCGGGAGTGTAGTGACCAAAGATATTCCGGCAAACTCCTTAGCCGTTGGTAATCCATGCAAAGTAATGCGAATGATTGATGAACATGACCGAAAATATTATTACAAAGACAGAGAAATTACAAAAGAAGATCTGGATGAAGAAGCAAGCTTAAGATAA
- a CDS encoding HAD-IIB family hydrolase produces MIKLVLTDMDGTFLNSNGDFNRELYQDVKKIMQKQGVIFAPVTGKQCERVEELFGDDANDLWILGDSATRIKHNREFVYENLLSNKLGLEIIQQLEEISLDHIIIACTRKGAVIKDTVPTDIVRKSYAQVRQVADFKELNDDFVKITVYDSALQCFETRKKLSTFFESAYIVASESAWIDIANINVHKGTTVEHLQHLLNIKPEETMAFGDGYNDLELLVRAAYSFAVRNAVPELKEAANYIIGSNDDNAVMKTIIHMLSLRE; encoded by the coding sequence ATGATTAAGTTAGTGCTCACTGATATGGACGGAACATTTTTGAACAGTAACGGTGATTTCAATAGAGAGTTATATCAAGATGTAAAAAAGATAATGCAGAAACAAGGAGTTATTTTTGCTCCAGTTACCGGGAAGCAGTGTGAAAGGGTTGAAGAACTATTCGGAGATGACGCAAATGATCTTTGGATTTTGGGAGATAGCGCCACCCGTATTAAACATAACAGAGAATTTGTTTATGAAAACTTGCTGAGCAACAAGCTTGGTCTTGAAATAATACAGCAACTAGAGGAAATTAGCCTAGATCATATTATTATTGCTTGTACTAGGAAAGGTGCAGTCATAAAAGACACTGTACCAACCGATATTGTCAGAAAGTCTTACGCTCAGGTTAGACAAGTTGCTGACTTCAAGGAATTAAATGATGACTTTGTTAAAATTACGGTATATGACTCGGCGCTTCAATGCTTCGAAACACGTAAGAAACTTTCTACCTTTTTTGAGTCAGCTTACATTGTAGCGTCTGAGTCAGCTTGGATCGATATTGCTAACATTAATGTTCATAAAGGTACGACTGTAGAACACCTACAGCACCTTTTGAATATAAAGCCGGAAGAGACAATGGCGTTTGGAGACGGCTACAATGATCTGGAGCTTCTTGTTCGTGCTGCCTACAGTTTTGCTGTTCGAAATGCTGTCCCCGAACTAAAAGAAGCTGCAAATTACATCATAGGATCTAATGATGATAATGCGGTAATGAAAACAATTATTCATATGTTGTCTTTGCGGGAGTAA
- a CDS encoding MATE family efflux transporter: MKEGYRVQRQVKQVNITDKNFNRTFNRELVHLVIPIALQNLIAATAVSADVVMLGAVGQSAMSAVSLAGQITFVLTLFYLGMSAGAGILAAQYWGKKDVHTIQRVLNIACLFAAIISLIFFGISLLFPNELMYFFTQDEELIRYGAKFLHTISFSYLAMGLTQMFLGVIRSMEQAQLSALISSSGLFLNILLNALCVFVLFPNMPEKAITSVALATVVARFFELGWCYIYSITRGTVRFQLPERDDAQRKLLKDYLRYTTPVQGNYIVWGGALTATAAIIGHINADMVAANSVASVVKNLAVVLCGGIATGGSVLVGKYLGNNEIEMAKKAGARMIWYALIFGVLSGGLILLMKPLVFYAVDLNQNAQEYLHGMLYICIYYCIAKSMNATTIAGLFVAGGDSKFGFWCDTIVMWGIILPLSFISAFVWHLPPIALYVVISLDEVVKMPAALMRYRQFKWLKNITRNFTEVEDFNRKR, translated from the coding sequence ATGAAAGAAGGGTATAGAGTGCAAAGACAAGTAAAACAGGTAAATATAACAGACAAAAATTTTAATCGTACGTTCAATCGGGAGCTTGTACATCTTGTTATTCCTATCGCACTACAGAACCTAATAGCGGCAACTGCAGTATCGGCAGATGTTGTGATGTTAGGGGCCGTAGGTCAGTCTGCAATGTCGGCGGTATCACTGGCAGGACAAATCACTTTTGTTCTTACCTTGTTTTATCTGGGGATGTCGGCTGGTGCAGGTATTCTTGCCGCGCAATACTGGGGTAAAAAGGACGTGCATACTATACAAAGAGTTCTCAACATTGCCTGTCTATTTGCTGCTATTATCTCTCTAATTTTTTTCGGTATTTCCTTATTATTTCCAAATGAACTAATGTATTTTTTTACGCAGGATGAAGAATTAATTAGATACGGAGCAAAATTTCTTCATACGATTTCCTTTTCGTACCTTGCAATGGGCCTCACTCAAATGTTTCTCGGCGTGATAAGAAGTATGGAACAGGCACAATTGAGCGCCTTAATTAGTTCTTCAGGCTTATTTTTGAATATCCTTTTGAATGCTTTATGTGTATTTGTGCTTTTCCCAAACATGCCAGAAAAAGCAATTACATCCGTGGCTCTTGCAACAGTCGTTGCTCGTTTCTTTGAACTGGGATGGTGTTACATATATTCCATTACAAGAGGAACAGTCCGCTTTCAATTACCTGAGCGTGATGACGCTCAACGCAAATTGCTAAAGGATTATTTGAGGTACACAACGCCTGTACAAGGTAATTATATCGTTTGGGGTGGCGCTTTGACTGCAACCGCCGCAATTATTGGACATATAAATGCTGATATGGTCGCAGCCAACTCTGTTGCATCAGTGGTGAAAAATTTGGCTGTTGTATTATGTGGGGGTATTGCGACTGGGGGATCAGTACTTGTAGGGAAGTATTTAGGCAACAACGAAATTGAAATGGCAAAAAAAGCAGGGGCCCGGATGATTTGGTATGCACTGATATTTGGTGTTCTTTCCGGAGGGCTCATTTTATTAATGAAACCGCTAGTATTCTATGCGGTTGATTTGAACCAAAATGCACAAGAGTATCTTCATGGCATGCTTTATATATGTATTTATTATTGTATTGCTAAGTCGATGAACGCAACAACTATTGCTGGTTTATTTGTTGCAGGAGGAGATTCTAAATTTGGCTTTTGGTGTGATACGATTGTAATGTGGGGAATTATTTTGCCTTTGAGTTTTATCAGCGCGTTTGTGTGGCATTTACCACCTATTGCTCTATATGTTGTAATCAGCTTAGATGAAGTTGTTAAAATGCCAGCTGCCTTAATGCGGTATCGTCAATTTAAATGGCTGAAGAATATAACGAGAAATTTTACTGAAGTAGAAGACTTCAACAGAAAACGATAG
- a CDS encoding ABC transporter permease — translation MLKLIRFLKPYRLGALLGPLFMLLEVTMDLLQPRLMESIVNDGVAAGNLGHITQTGLLMLAAAAVGLIGGVCCTIFSTIASQNFAGDLRQAMFEKVQSFSIRNMERFESGSIVTRLTGDVVQLQNMVLMSLRMFPRQIFQFTGSLIMAVLISPQLTLILLVMIPLVLLLLTVFTRKSIPLYGDVQHKLDRLNLAMQENLSGILVVKAFVRSEYEELRFEGSNSRFLQASLKAARLMALNTPLVSMILNFSVVAALWYGGVLSGKGLLSVGELAAFLTYITKLLFATLGMGGQLMTLSRAKASADRINEVLDTPRIERTAGYCRAIRNRMPKTTSAAG, via the coding sequence GTGTTAAAGCTTATCAGATTTCTTAAGCCATACCGGCTCGGGGCCCTGCTCGGGCCGCTGTTTATGCTGCTTGAAGTTACGATGGACCTGCTGCAGCCAAGGCTGATGGAAAGTATTGTTAACGATGGTGTTGCCGCAGGCAACCTGGGGCACATCACCCAAACCGGGTTGCTGATGCTGGCCGCCGCTGCCGTCGGCTTGATTGGCGGTGTCTGCTGCACAATCTTTTCTACGATTGCTTCTCAGAATTTTGCCGGTGACCTCCGGCAGGCGATGTTTGAGAAAGTGCAGTCGTTTTCGATCCGCAATATGGAGCGTTTTGAATCTGGATCTATCGTCACCAGGCTGACCGGAGACGTGGTTCAGCTGCAGAATATGGTGCTTATGTCACTCCGCATGTTTCCTAGGCAGATCTTCCAATTCACCGGCAGTCTGATCATGGCGGTGTTGATCAGTCCTCAGCTCACTCTCATTCTGCTGGTGATGATTCCCCTGGTGCTCCTGCTTCTTACGGTATTTACGCGGAAGTCCATCCCGCTGTATGGAGATGTACAGCACAAGCTGGACCGGCTGAACCTGGCGATGCAGGAGAACCTGTCCGGGATCCTGGTTGTCAAAGCTTTTGTGAGAAGTGAATATGAGGAGCTGCGATTTGAAGGCAGCAACTCACGCTTTCTTCAAGCCAGCCTGAAGGCGGCAAGGCTGATGGCACTGAATACACCTTTGGTATCAATGATCCTCAACTTCAGTGTAGTTGCGGCATTATGGTATGGCGGTGTGCTTTCCGGGAAGGGACTGCTCTCGGTCGGAGAACTGGCAGCGTTTCTTACCTACATTACCAAGCTGCTGTTCGCAACACTCGGAATGGGGGGCCAGCTGATGACCCTCTCCCGGGCCAAGGCTTCAGCTGACCGCATTAATGAGGTCCTGGACACTCCTCGGATAGAGAGGACTGCGGGCTATTGCCGCGCAATACGCAACAGGATGCCCAAGACAACTTCTGCGGCCGGTTAG
- a CDS encoding ABC transporter ATP-binding protein — MPRNTQQDAQDNFCGRLAFEHVSLSYDGNLDHAVLHDIDFIAEPGQTVGMIGVNGAGKSTLASLIPGFYKATGGRITIDYVNIDTLASEKLHQHVGMVLQQALLFSGTVLENIRYGNPAATLEEVEEAARLAEAHDFISKLPHGYGTVLGQRGVNLSGGQKQRISIAPTLLLKPGMIILDDCTSAVDLRTDYRIRSSLRQVMKRTTCLIIAQRIASIQHADLILVLDEGRITARGTHETLLATSQLYRDIALSQQGA; from the coding sequence TTGCCGCGCAATACGCAACAGGATGCCCAAGACAACTTCTGCGGCCGGTTAGCCTTTGAGCATGTAAGCTTAAGCTATGACGGCAATCTGGACCATGCGGTGCTGCATGACATTGACTTTATTGCCGAGCCTGGACAAACGGTGGGGATGATCGGAGTAAACGGGGCAGGCAAATCCACATTGGCGAGTCTGATCCCCGGCTTTTATAAGGCGACCGGAGGCCGCATTACTATCGATTATGTGAATATTGATACGCTGGCTTCAGAGAAGCTGCATCAACATGTGGGCATGGTACTTCAGCAGGCACTGCTTTTCAGTGGAACGGTTCTGGAGAACATCCGCTACGGGAATCCTGCGGCGACATTGGAAGAGGTGGAGGAGGCCGCGCGTCTCGCGGAGGCTCATGATTTCATCAGCAAGCTGCCGCATGGATACGGTACGGTTTTGGGTCAGCGGGGGGTGAATCTGTCCGGGGGGCAGAAGCAGCGGATATCCATAGCCCCAACGTTATTACTGAAGCCGGGAATGATCATACTGGATGACTGTACCAGCGCGGTGGATCTGCGGACCGATTACCGCATACGCTCCTCGCTGCGGCAAGTAATGAAACGCACCACCTGCCTGATCATTGCCCAGCGGATCGCTTCGATCCAGCACGCTGATCTTATTCTCGTATTGGATGAAGGGCGCATTACAGCCCGGGGGACGCACGAGACACTGCTGGCCACAAGCCAGCTTTACCGGGATATCGCCTTATCCCAGCAAGGAGCCTGA
- a CDS encoding ABC transporter transmembrane domain-containing protein has translation MQRLPIPFFARKSHGELMSRTTNDIDNILNSLNQSLVQIISSIIMLAGSLTMMLLLNGWLTLIAVVTAPLIAWFASAVASRTGAQFKAQQQELGKLNGFIEETVSGHRVVALFHQEQRIASEFITARI, from the coding sequence TTGCAGCGGCTGCCTATTCCTTTTTTTGCCCGCAAAAGCCACGGGGAACTGATGAGCCGCACCACCAATGATATCGATAATATCTTAAACTCGCTGAATCAGAGTCTGGTGCAGATCATCTCCAGTATCATCATGCTGGCGGGATCACTTACGATGATGCTGCTGCTGAACGGTTGGCTGACACTTATTGCCGTGGTCACCGCACCGCTGATTGCATGGTTTGCCAGTGCAGTAGCAAGCCGGACCGGGGCACAGTTCAAAGCGCAGCAGCAGGAATTGGGCAAGCTCAACGGGTTTATCGAAGAAACCGTATCCGGCCACCGTGTCGTTGCCCTGTTTCATCAGGAGCAGCGGATTGCCTCGGAGTTCATTACCGCAAGGATATGA
- a CDS encoding DUF1657 domain-containing protein: MTVASQVKTCVSSLKSAQASLEQFALETQNQEAKNLFTNAAQQTQQIVTQVESRVTELEKEEPQYKGF, encoded by the coding sequence ATGACTGTAGCTTCACAAGTGAAAACCTGTGTCTCTTCTTTGAAGAGCGCCCAAGCCAGCCTTGAGCAATTTGCATTGGAAACGCAGAATCAGGAAGCCAAAAACCTGTTCACCAATGCGGCCCAGCAAACTCAGCAAATTGTAACTCAAGTGGAAAGCCGGGTAACAGAGCTGGAGAAAGAGGAACCTCAATATAAAGGGTTTTAA
- a CDS encoding DUF421 domain-containing protein: MPEWLEVVWRTVFAVVVLFFLTKLLGKRQVSQLSFFEYITGITVGSLAAYISLDTDKTWHLGVIALIVWVAFSLGIEFLQMKSKKARDFIDFKSTVLIKDGKILEDNMKKERLTTDELLGELRKKDVFNVADVEFAIMETDGAINVLLTRENQPLTPKHLGVKVAPEQETQAVIMDGEIMDEPLDALGLTRGWLMGELEKLNLSPENVYLAQVDSYGELTVDLYTDSVEVPQTQEKPQLYALLKKCEADLELFSLSTNNEQAKKMYGQCSEQLQGLLKQLKPFVQN, encoded by the coding sequence ATGCCGGAATGGCTTGAAGTAGTTTGGCGCACCGTTTTTGCGGTGGTGGTGCTTTTCTTTTTGACGAAGCTGCTCGGTAAAAGACAGGTCTCACAGCTCTCGTTCTTTGAATACATTACAGGGATTACTGTGGGCAGTCTTGCAGCGTACATCTCTTTGGACACGGACAAAACGTGGCATCTGGGGGTCATCGCACTGATTGTCTGGGTTGCTTTCTCGCTAGGTATCGAGTTTCTGCAAATGAAAAGCAAAAAGGCCAGAGACTTCATTGATTTCAAATCAACCGTGCTGATTAAGGATGGGAAAATCCTTGAAGACAATATGAAAAAAGAACGGTTGACGACCGACGAATTATTGGGGGAGCTGCGTAAAAAGGATGTATTTAATGTGGCCGATGTGGAATTCGCTATTATGGAAACAGACGGGGCGATCAATGTGCTGCTGACCCGTGAAAATCAGCCGTTGACACCCAAGCATCTGGGGGTGAAGGTGGCACCGGAGCAGGAAACCCAAGCGGTTATTATGGATGGTGAGATTATGGATGAACCCTTGGACGCACTGGGACTGACACGCGGCTGGCTGATGGGGGAGCTGGAAAAGCTGAATCTGTCTCCCGAAAATGTGTATCTGGCCCAAGTGGATTCCTATGGTGAGCTCACGGTGGACTTGTACACTGACAGTGTTGAGGTCCCTCAAACGCAGGAAAAACCCCAGCTGTACGCGCTGTTGAAGAAATGTGAAGCAGACCTGGAGCTGTTCAGCCTTTCTACCAACAATGAACAGGCGAAAAAAATGTACGGCCAGTGCTCGGAACAACTGCAGGGCCTGCTTAAGCAGCTGAAGCCTTTTGTCCAAAACTGA
- a CDS encoding right-handed parallel beta-helix repeat-containing protein codes for MIAYKTSAKFDNVIVSGVSVTPTSSPTATATIAPTTSPTAAPTATATPAPTATAAPTATPAATPTVSPVSGVLYAAPNGAAGNAGTVGSPTTLGSALTRIAAGGTIYLRGGTYSLSSPVTIDRDNSGTSSSRKNLVAYGSEKPVLDFSGESFASTERGLQIFGHYWYVKGLEVKGAGDNGIFIGGNYNIIENVETHHNRDSGLQISRYASSASSMSDWPSYNQIIGVYSHDNFDPDNGEDADGFAAKLTIGPGNVFDKCISAWNTDDGWDLYTKSETGPIGTVTIKNSVAYKNGQTSDGNTTANSDGNGFKLGGDKIAVNHIVTNSVAFQNKKHGFTYNSNQGSIQLTNNTSWSNGQSNFAFDSGTHVFTNNLSFAGTSSDKTSGTDVSSTNVWWKSNASVNGKGLAASSADFVSLTPSVVRNTDGSFSLGNFLKLAAGSDLIGSGTPSGTNIGAAIQ; via the coding sequence TTGATTGCATACAAGACATCCGCCAAATTCGATAATGTTATTGTAAGCGGTGTCAGTGTTACTCCGACTTCTAGTCCAACCGCCACAGCAACCATAGCACCAACAACCAGCCCAACCGCAGCGCCAACCGCTACAGCAACTCCTGCACCGACGGCTACGGCTGCACCCACGGCCACACCTGCAGCAACACCAACAGTGAGCCCGGTTTCCGGTGTGCTGTATGCAGCGCCTAACGGTGCAGCCGGAAATGCAGGAACCGTTGGAAGCCCAACTACCCTGGGATCGGCACTGACCCGGATTGCTGCGGGAGGGACGATCTATCTGCGGGGCGGAACGTACTCCCTGTCCTCCCCGGTAACTATAGACCGGGACAACAGCGGAACTTCCAGTTCCCGCAAAAACCTTGTTGCCTATGGAAGTGAGAAGCCAGTGCTTGATTTCTCTGGTGAAAGCTTCGCATCCACAGAGCGCGGACTGCAAATCTTCGGACATTATTGGTATGTCAAAGGCCTGGAAGTCAAAGGAGCCGGAGACAACGGGATCTTCATCGGCGGTAACTACAACATTATTGAAAATGTGGAGACACATCATAACCGGGATTCCGGCCTGCAAATCAGCCGTTACGCTTCTTCAGCCTCCAGCATGAGCGACTGGCCAAGTTACAATCAGATCATCGGCGTCTATTCGCATGACAATTTCGACCCGGACAACGGGGAGGATGCGGACGGTTTTGCCGCCAAGCTGACCATCGGCCCCGGCAATGTGTTCGACAAATGTATATCGGCCTGGAACACAGATGACGGGTGGGATTTGTATACCAAATCAGAGACAGGTCCAATAGGAACGGTAACGATCAAGAACAGTGTGGCATATAAAAACGGCCAAACCTCGGATGGCAATACAACCGCCAACAGCGACGGCAACGGCTTCAAGCTGGGCGGGGACAAAATTGCCGTGAACCACATTGTCACCAACAGTGTTGCTTTCCAGAATAAAAAGCATGGCTTCACTTACAACAGCAATCAGGGTTCCATACAATTGACCAACAACACCTCGTGGAGCAACGGGCAGAGTAACTTTGCTTTTGATTCAGGTACCCATGTATTCACGAACAACCTGAGCTTTGCCGGTACATCCAGTGACAAAACGAGCGGTACGGATGTTTCCAGCACAAATGTCTGGTGGAAAAGTAATGCCAGCGTGAACGGCAAGGGACTTGCAGCCAGCAGCGCCGATTTCGTGAGTCTGACTCCTTCGGTAGTGCGGAATACTGACGGTTCCTTTAGTCTGGGCAACTTCCTGAAGCTGGCCGCCGGCAGCGACTTGATAGGTTCAGGTACTCCAAGCGGCACTAATATTGGGGCCGCCATTCAGTAG
- a CDS encoding AAA family ATPase gives MMLQEAAALIQAIRENLAKVIVGKAEGVDLLLAALLANGHVLLEDVPGTGKTMLAKTLARSLDCSFKRIQFTPDLLPSDLSGINFYNQKTGEFQFRPGPVFSSILLADEINRATPRTQSSLLECMEERQITIDGVTHELEAPFLVIATQNPVDSQGTFPLPEAQLDRFLMRITTGYPTFEEGVHILQRFRENNPLLETSAVASGRDIKELQQLAAAVTVSDDLLGYIIAIVEATRQAPSVKLGASPRAGFALLRAAQGCALIRQRDYVLPDDIKAVAMPVLAHRLLLQRGPGSREGQAAELVQQVLREVEVPAEPAPAAARGGRVE, from the coding sequence ATGATGCTTCAAGAAGCTGCCGCACTCATACAGGCAATAAGAGAGAATCTTGCTAAAGTTATTGTAGGTAAAGCGGAAGGAGTAGATCTGCTGTTAGCCGCCCTACTGGCAAATGGACATGTCCTGCTGGAAGATGTGCCCGGTACAGGCAAAACCATGCTCGCCAAAACACTGGCACGCTCGCTGGACTGCTCCTTCAAGCGTATACAGTTTACGCCCGATCTGCTTCCTTCGGATCTTAGCGGAATCAATTTCTATAATCAGAAAACAGGCGAATTCCAATTCCGCCCCGGCCCGGTGTTCTCCAGCATTCTGCTGGCCGATGAGATCAACCGTGCGACTCCACGCACCCAGTCCAGCCTGCTGGAATGCATGGAAGAACGGCAGATTACCATCGACGGTGTAACGCATGAGCTGGAAGCGCCTTTTCTCGTCATTGCGACGCAGAATCCGGTGGACAGCCAGGGGACCTTTCCGCTGCCTGAAGCGCAGCTGGACCGGTTCCTGATGAGGATCACTACGGGGTATCCCACTTTTGAAGAGGGGGTTCATATCCTTCAGAGATTCCGTGAGAACAATCCCCTATTGGAAACGTCAGCTGTGGCTTCCGGGAGAGATATTAAGGAGCTTCAGCAGCTTGCTGCAGCGGTGACGGTCAGCGATGATCTGCTTGGTTACATCATCGCAATTGTTGAAGCGACGCGCCAGGCGCCATCCGTCAAGCTGGGGGCTAGCCCCCGCGCCGGGTTCGCGCTGCTTCGTGCCGCCCAGGGCTGCGCGCTCATCCGGCAGAGAGATTATGTGCTGCCTGATGATATCAAGGCGGTGGCGATGCCGGTGCTCGCCCACCGTCTGCTTCTGCAGCGTGGACCGGGTTCACGGGAAGGGCAGGCTGCAGAGCTTGTGCAGCAGGTGCTGCGTGAAGTGGAGGTTCCGGCGGAACCGGCACCGGCAGCTGCAAGAGGTGGAAGGGTGGAATAG